One genomic region from Victivallis lenta encodes:
- a CDS encoding FAD-dependent oxidoreductase, with product MNSKKLFGARKSHDVIVVGGGVAGVAAALAARRLGASVLLLEKRCELGGLATAGLVNLFVPLCNGRGIPIMRGMAEEFLRSSVKFGFDSLNEAWKDGVPEETTNLRYATFFSAKIFALQMVEMLAAEGVDFFFEATVADVELKGGRCTGVSVLCEEGMNFFPGKAVVDASGSSLVFHRAGAETELGKNYFSYHAHSISLEGCACAVERGNIRYALNWQQGGEANLYGKNHPEGMRLFYGDTSENITDYLVANQLRLLEKLKATPRLSRTPVALPSMPQLRTIRRIIGEYTLTNADIYRHFDDSVTALCDSERRDSLYEIPYRSLYDHRFPNLIAAGRNIASAGYLWDVTRVIPPAIVTGQAAGTAAAMAVCAGCSIPALPVEKLQQELARQQVLIHFEDMWIPRERTAGEYSPASQSDPDRQKESAR from the coding sequence ATGAATTCAAAAAAACTTTTCGGCGCCCGGAAATCCCATGACGTGATCGTCGTCGGCGGCGGGGTTGCCGGGGTTGCCGCCGCACTTGCGGCGCGGCGGCTTGGAGCTTCAGTGCTGCTGCTGGAGAAAAGGTGCGAACTCGGCGGTTTGGCGACTGCCGGTCTGGTCAACCTCTTTGTTCCGCTTTGCAACGGGCGCGGCATCCCGATCATGCGGGGGATGGCGGAGGAGTTTCTCCGTTCTTCGGTCAAATTCGGTTTTGATTCGCTCAATGAAGCGTGGAAGGACGGCGTACCGGAAGAAACGACGAATTTGCGTTACGCGACTTTCTTTTCCGCGAAAATTTTCGCGCTTCAGATGGTCGAGATGCTGGCGGCGGAAGGAGTCGATTTCTTCTTCGAAGCCACCGTTGCGGATGTGGAGTTGAAAGGGGGACGCTGTACAGGCGTTTCGGTGTTGTGCGAGGAAGGCATGAATTTCTTTCCCGGCAAGGCGGTTGTCGATGCTTCCGGTTCCTCGTTGGTCTTTCACCGCGCCGGAGCGGAAACCGAGTTGGGAAAGAACTACTTCAGCTATCATGCCCACTCAATCTCTCTTGAAGGATGTGCCTGTGCTGTCGAGCGGGGAAATATCCGTTACGCTCTCAACTGGCAGCAGGGCGGTGAAGCAAATCTTTATGGGAAAAATCATCCTGAAGGAATGCGTCTCTTTTACGGCGACACTTCAGAAAATATCACCGATTACCTGGTCGCGAACCAGCTCCGGTTATTGGAAAAACTCAAGGCAACGCCCCGGCTGTCGCGTACACCGGTTGCTTTGCCGTCGATGCCGCAATTGCGGACGATTCGACGGATCATCGGAGAATACACGCTTACGAACGCGGATATCTATCGGCATTTTGACGATTCCGTGACCGCTCTCTGCGACTCGGAGCGGCGTGATTCCCTCTATGAAATTCCGTACCGTTCGCTCTATGATCATCGATTTCCGAATCTGATCGCCGCGGGACGCAACATCGCTTCTGCCGGCTATCTCTGGGATGTGACGCGAGTGATTCCTCCGGCAATCGTCACCGGCCAGGCGGCGGGCACAGCCGCCGCAATGGCAGTTTGCGCCGGCTGTTCGATTCCTGCGCTTCCGGTGGAAAAGCTGCAGCAGGAGCTGGCGCGCCAACAGGTACTGATCCATTTTGAAGATATGTGGATTCCACGGGAAAGGACAGCCGGCGAGTATTCGCCGGCCAGTCAAAGCGATCCCGATCGCCAGAAAGAGTCGGCGCGATGA
- a CDS encoding class I mannose-6-phosphate isomerase: MKLETCYRLAPNRVWRTYLGGRTLDRIAGVRNPEDSHFPEDWLLSTTAAHNIGREKFPGEGISRVITSTGEVFLTELAERFPEELFGRAHREKFGNSAGFLLKYLDSSIRLHMQCHPSIPFARRFLNSPFGKTEGYYILGIRPGCEGYLYLGFQRAPEPEAFKRAVEAQDTETILAGFDRIPVKPGECFYVPGGIPHAIGEGIFMVELMEPADFAVRIEFERGGYTLPENARFMGRDIDFALSMFDFTARNLARTRKEFFVEPLELPIVGNAERFSLFDSRKTNCFRLERIRVNGNAAVDHHSFRVLIVTRGNGTLSCENKTLSLQQYDRVLIPYYVQTMRFSGKLELLAAMPPLNK, encoded by the coding sequence ATGAAACTGGAAACCTGTTATCGCCTCGCTCCGAACCGCGTGTGGCGCACTTATCTGGGCGGCCGGACACTCGACAGGATCGCAGGGGTCAGGAATCCTGAAGATTCCCACTTCCCGGAAGATTGGCTGCTTTCAACGACCGCTGCGCACAATATCGGCCGGGAGAAGTTTCCCGGCGAGGGCATTTCACGGGTCATTACTTCCACCGGAGAGGTCTTTCTGACGGAGCTGGCGGAACGTTTTCCGGAAGAGCTTTTCGGAAGGGCACACCGGGAAAAGTTTGGAAACTCGGCGGGATTTTTATTGAAATACCTGGATTCATCAATCCGGCTTCATATGCAGTGTCATCCGTCGATTCCGTTTGCCAGACGATTTTTGAACTCCCCGTTCGGCAAGACAGAGGGATATTACATCCTTGGAATCCGGCCGGGATGCGAGGGATATCTTTATCTCGGTTTTCAACGCGCACCGGAACCGGAGGCTTTCAAACGTGCCGTTGAAGCACAGGATACTGAAACGATTCTTGCAGGCTTCGACCGCATTCCGGTTAAACCCGGCGAATGCTTCTACGTCCCCGGCGGAATCCCCCATGCAATCGGCGAAGGGATATTCATGGTCGAGCTGATGGAGCCTGCCGATTTTGCGGTACGGATTGAATTCGAGCGCGGGGGATATACTTTGCCTGAAAATGCCCGTTTTATGGGGCGCGATATCGATTTTGCTCTGTCAATGTTCGATTTCACTGCAAGAAACCTCGCCCGGACCCGGAAAGAATTTTTTGTTGAACCACTGGAATTGCCGATCGTGGGAAATGCGGAACGTTTTTCTCTTTTTGATTCCAGAAAAACAAACTGTTTCCGTTTGGAACGAATTCGGGTGAATGGAAATGCCGCAGTCGATCACCATTCATTCCGTGTTCTGATTGTTACCCGGGGAAATGGAACGCTTTCCTGTGAAAACAAAACATTATCATTGCAGCAATATGATAGAGTGCTCATCCCATATTATGTGCAGACAATGCGTTTTTCCGGGAAACTGGAACTTCTTGCAGCAATGCCGCCGTTGAATAAATAA
- a CDS encoding DUF1847 domain-containing protein, whose amino-acid sequence MSEDEKKCSLSCSECAVRNCYRREKQYPAFCLTEEYKDAVELTRRLYESDGIDGRLARAAAEIEGEYYGRLTRLEETIRFAMKLGVKKLGIASCIGLLDEASIYAKIVRTAGIETKTVICKVGAIDKTEIGLPDQLKVCPGCNESCCNPALQAQVLNDWGADLNVLVGLCVGHDAIFTRHSKAPAVTFIVKDRVLGHNPAAAIYTSKFYYKRVLNETTFPEPKTPSRQKN is encoded by the coding sequence ATGAGTGAAGATGAAAAAAAATGCAGCCTGAGCTGCTCGGAGTGCGCAGTTCGCAACTGCTACCGGCGTGAAAAGCAATATCCGGCCTTCTGCCTGACCGAGGAATACAAAGATGCCGTGGAACTCACGCGCAGATTGTATGAAAGCGACGGCATTGACGGGCGTCTCGCCCGGGCCGCCGCCGAAATCGAAGGCGAATATTACGGTCGTCTGACCCGGCTGGAGGAAACGATCCGCTTTGCGATGAAGCTCGGCGTGAAGAAGCTCGGCATTGCAAGCTGCATCGGCCTGCTGGACGAAGCATCGATCTACGCCAAGATCGTACGGACAGCCGGAATCGAAACGAAGACTGTCATCTGCAAGGTCGGTGCGATCGATAAAACGGAAATCGGCCTGCCGGACCAATTGAAAGTCTGCCCCGGCTGCAACGAATCCTGCTGCAATCCGGCGCTTCAGGCCCAGGTGCTCAACGATTGGGGAGCGGATTTGAATGTACTGGTCGGCCTGTGTGTCGGGCACGACGCGATTTTCACCCGCCACAGCAAGGCGCCGGCAGTGACGTTCATCGTCAAGGACCGGGTACTGGGCCACAATCCGGCAGCGGCGATCTACACCTCAAAATTCTACTACAAACGGGTTCTGAACGAAACAACGTTCCCGGAACCGAAAACGCCTTCCAGGCAGAAAAACTGA